In the Micromonospora narathiwatensis genome, one interval contains:
- a CDS encoding hemolysin family protein: MAVDPVEMMTTLAAGSDPANLPDLQLIVFAAGLVVLAGLIAMTEAALAAVSPARAAELARDGARGARTLQAVAGDVVRHLNLLLLLRLLAELTATTLVALVAVDSFGAGWRAALVTAGAMTVVSFVVVGVAPRTLGRQHAYAVGRAVAPLVRWLGRALNPLASLLILIGNAVTPGRGFREGPFATQVELRELVDLAEQRGVVEHGERQMIHSVFALGETIAREVMVPRTEMVWIEERKTLAQALALFLRSGFSRIPVIGESVDDVLGVLYLKDLIRRTQGGDPRTTQLPVSELMRPATFVPESKPVDDLLSEMQAARNHLVIVVDEYGGTGGLVTIEDILEEIVGEITDEYDVERPPVERLADGAVRVTARLPVEDLGELFDTELPTDEVETVGGLLAQALGRVPLPGAEAEVAGLRLIAEGTTGRRNRIDTVLVSRAAPSDTADSAGRGEHAESRGNQNRSEERLPADA, encoded by the coding sequence CTGGCGGTCGACCCGGTCGAAATGATGACCACTCTGGCGGCCGGCAGCGACCCTGCCAATCTGCCCGACCTCCAACTCATCGTCTTCGCGGCGGGGCTGGTGGTGCTCGCCGGCCTCATCGCGATGACCGAGGCGGCGCTGGCCGCCGTCTCGCCGGCCCGGGCCGCCGAGCTGGCCCGGGACGGGGCGCGCGGCGCGCGTACCCTCCAGGCGGTCGCCGGTGACGTGGTCCGCCACCTCAATCTCCTGCTCCTGCTCCGGCTGCTGGCCGAGCTGACCGCCACCACGCTGGTCGCGCTGGTGGCGGTGGACAGCTTCGGCGCCGGTTGGCGGGCCGCCCTGGTCACCGCCGGGGCGATGACCGTGGTCAGCTTCGTGGTGGTCGGTGTCGCGCCGCGCACCCTGGGCCGGCAGCACGCGTACGCGGTGGGCCGCGCGGTCGCGCCGCTGGTGCGCTGGCTGGGCCGGGCGCTCAACCCGCTCGCCTCGCTGCTGATCCTGATCGGCAACGCGGTCACCCCGGGGCGAGGCTTCCGGGAGGGCCCCTTCGCCACCCAGGTGGAGCTGCGCGAGCTGGTTGACCTGGCCGAGCAGCGCGGGGTCGTGGAGCACGGCGAACGCCAGATGATCCATTCGGTCTTCGCGCTCGGCGAGACCATCGCCCGCGAGGTGATGGTGCCGCGTACCGAGATGGTGTGGATCGAGGAGCGCAAGACGCTCGCCCAGGCGCTGGCGCTCTTCCTGCGCTCCGGCTTCTCCCGGATCCCGGTGATCGGCGAGAGCGTGGACGACGTGCTCGGCGTGCTCTACCTCAAGGACCTGATCCGGCGTACCCAGGGCGGCGACCCGCGTACCACCCAGCTCCCGGTGTCGGAGCTGATGCGCCCGGCGACCTTCGTGCCCGAGTCCAAGCCGGTCGACGACCTGCTCTCCGAGATGCAGGCGGCCCGCAACCACCTGGTCATCGTTGTCGACGAGTACGGCGGCACCGGTGGCCTGGTCACCATCGAGGACATCCTGGAGGAGATCGTCGGTGAGATCACCGACGAGTACGATGTCGAACGGCCGCCGGTCGAGCGCCTGGCGGACGGGGCCGTGCGGGTGACCGCCCGGCTGCCGGTGGAGGACCTGGGCGAGTTGTTCGACACCGAGCTGCCCACCGACGAGGTGGAGACGGTCGGCGGTCTGCTCGCGCAGGCGCTCGGCCGGGTGCCGCTTCCGGGCGCCGAGGCCGAGGTGGCCGGGCTGCGGCTGATCGCCGAGGGCACCACCGGCCGGCGTAACCGGATCGACACCGTGCTGGTGAGCCGGGCCGCGCCGAGTGACACAGCCGACAGCGCGGGTCGCGGCGAGCACGCCGAGTCCCGCGGCAACCAGAATCGTTCCGAGGAGAGGCTACCCGCCGATGCCTGA
- a CDS encoding cytidine deaminase, which yields MPESPAVPAARPTPSDLAALSAEDGKLVVLARGARGRVGAVEGAAVRDQDGRTYAAASVALPSLTLTALQLAVASAVAAGASRLEAAVVVTEASTLDGAGHAAVRDLSTDAPIHVAAPDGALLGTVVE from the coding sequence ATGCCTGAGTCACCCGCCGTGCCGGCCGCCCGGCCCACCCCGTCCGATCTCGCCGCGCTGAGCGCCGAGGACGGCAAGCTGGTCGTCCTGGCCCGGGGCGCGCGCGGCCGGGTCGGCGCCGTGGAGGGCGCGGCGGTCCGTGATCAGGACGGTCGGACGTACGCGGCGGCCAGCGTCGCGCTGCCGTCGCTGACCCTGACCGCGCTCCAGCTCGCGGTCGCCTCGGCGGTGGCCGCCGGGGCGAGCCGGCTGGAGGCCGCCGTGGTGGTGACCGAGGCGTCGACGCTGGACGGCGCGGGGCACGCCGCCGTGCGGGACCTCTCCACCGACGCGCCGATCCACGTGGCCGCGCCGGACGGCGCCCTCCTCGGCACGGTGGTCGAGTGA